CAGGGAATTTGCGTAAGTAACGCACTGCTgagatatgtatacatatttaatatatttagaagTAATTACGCTGcaatttatatataagatatttAAATACGATATAAAGTTAAtggaacaacaaaaatttttaatttgtttacttaagcATGTGCCCCACAGCCAACAGAGAAAGAAGACTCTTCTAGTAGTCCATGTGATGTAAGAAAAACAACGAATATAGATGGCTtggacataaaaaatattaaattaccaAATATGAGCGATTCCGATGATAAAGAAACACGTTTGCCTACTAAGTCGTCTTTAAAAACAGCACTTCGTTTGGGTACACTAGAATCGGATTCTTTAAATGAGACTTTCAGTCCATCAAGGTAAGGCCTAATTACAAACTAAACAATGCTGGATAATCTTTTCATAATAACATAGGTTTTTTAAACCCAATGCCAGGAGAAAaaggaaatttaaaagaatGTCAATGGAATGTGATATAGGTATTATAGCACCTATACAGAATTCTAAAACAAGTGTTCATCCGTCATCAACAATTGCAGCTAATGGATGTGTTTCAATGAGAAAGCGTGTTTTAAAGCCAGATTCTAATAACCGCAACAACTTATTTTTCTGTGGTAAGCGTAAACGATCCAATCGTGATCGATACCAAGATTACGATAACACGAAATCTCACTCAACGAGTATGCCCCGTTATACAAATATAGAAGATAATAAAATACGTCCAAGAAGTTATTCTTCCACATCAAAACCTAATAGCGACCGTTTGTTGCCTTTAAATAAAGGTCTTCTGTCgagaatagaaaaaatatcacaattgCAAAAGACTGAATGTGTGCAAAAATCCGCACCTTCTTTTTTAAACAATACTGAAACAAACACAATGAGTCTACAGATACAAGCGCAACAACAGGAATTGAAAAATCTTCGTAAAAAACGTAGCCAATATCGGCGTTCTCAGCTACAAGAATTACAGTTTGCTGTTGAACAGCACCCAATGGATTGCAGCAATATAAATGATTTTCTAAGTTCAAGTTCTTTAAGTT
The DNA window shown above is from Bactrocera tryoni isolate S06 chromosome 4, CSIRO_BtryS06_freeze2, whole genome shotgun sequence and carries:
- the LOC120775482 gene encoding uncharacterized protein LOC120775482 isoform X3, whose product is MDQFSHDLTVALMEETSLLDRVRVSRWGQRRRTRSAGNLPCAPQPTEKEDSSSSPCDVRKTTNIDGLDIKNIKLPNMSDSDDKETRLPTKSSLKTALRLGTLESDSLNETFSPSRFFKPNARRKRKFKRMSMECDIGIIAPIQNSKTSVHPSSTIAANGCVSMRKRVLKPDSNNRNNLFFCGKRKRSNRDRYQDYDNTKSHSTSMPRYTNIEDNKIRPRSYSSTSKPNSDRLLPLNKGLLSRIEKISQLQKTECVQKSAPSFLNNTETNTMSLQIQAQQQELKNLRKKRSQYRRSQLQELQFAVEQHPMDCSNINDFLSSSSLSSSDSDDVQSANDTDREGDDELTDWPGNECVSGPADNKNDAKPVMGEDDTMMLGSEDWSPNISNDNMELRYRPSEPIAITNKGFDLGRSICDEGIIPFKQIESEMSGETSNPFLSSPPSHLNEIREIRAGCRRIKDERPGFSIKTSVNERLARFLQDPRQTQIRLPDIEIYEHESLLNLATLYSLQISLANGCAILNKTSNTTQSTIIDQNGLKNCLLSDFKRRCYGSKNDGVPRE